In Desulfoferula mesophila, the genomic window TTTCCGCGAGTGCGTGGCCCTGCAGGCCCAGTACGTTCTGGACACCTTCGGCAAGTTCCCGGGGACCGTGCCCTCCATCTTTTTGATCACCTATTTGCAGGCCCATCACCTGGACCTGGAGTTCTACGACCGCTATTACCAGCCGGGGTCCTACTTAAGAACCCACGCTGAGCACATGCAACGCTGGCATCCCCAGGACTAGACGCGTCTCGGCTACGCCGGCCCGTAAACCCTGACCCCGTCGCGCTCTTGCCGCAGGGCCTCGCCGCGGTTTTCCAGGTAGCGCAGGTGGGCCATGGCCTCGCCGGTGGCGAACCACTTCTGGGCCACGGGAAACTCCTCCCAAGTGTCGCACTTGATGTCCCAGCGCATGCGGGCGGCGGTCTCATAGGCGCTGTAGGAGCCGGTGGCCAGGATGCCCTTGATCTCGGTCAGGCGCTGGCGGTGGTGTCGGTCCAACTCCTGGGTGCGCGCCCGGCAGTCGGCCACCAGGCTGCGATGGCCGGGCAGGGTCAGGCGCACCGGAAGCTCGGCCACCCGCGCCAGGCTCTTCAGGTAGTCGGCCAGGGGATCGTAGTCGTCTTTCCAGCATTGGATGTTGGGGGTGATGTCCCCCAGCACGTGGTCCCCGGCCAACAGGATGCCCCGCTGTTCCTCCCACAGGCAGGTGTGGCCCAGGGTGTGGCCGGGGGTTACCAGACAGGTGAAATCGTACTCACCCACCGTCAGGTGGTCGCCGTCGCTGATCAGGCTCAACTGGGGCACCCACTCGGAGCCGTACTTGTAGCCGGGGTGGTTGTTGAGGGCAGCCACCAGTTCGTCGCGAGGGAAACCGTTGAGCCCGCCGAAGTTGATCATGGGCTCCCAGCCGGTGTGCGCCTCGATGAGCTCCGCCTCGGGCCGGTTGAAGAACACCCGGCTGCCCTGGCCCGCCACCTTGGAGGTCAGGGCGAAGTGGTCCGCGTGCAAATGGGTGATGAAAAAATCGGTGCGCCCCAGGTCCAGGCCCAACTCACCCATGGCCCCGGTCATGGCCGCCTCGCACTCGGGGCGGTTCAGGCCGGTGTCCACGATGAGGTTGCGCGGCTGGCCCAGGATGAAATAGGAGTTGAGGTACTTCAGAGGGCTGCCCGGCAGGGGTATCTGCACCCGGAAAAGACGCGGCGCTACTTCTTCCAGCATGGCGGCTCACAATCGATGGGCCCCGGAGGGCGCGTTGGACAACCTGGGCAAGTGGGGCTAGAGGATATATATACGCCATGCCCCGCCTCCGCCAAAGAGTATTCACGCCCTATTCCCCCGGCCGCCCGGCCACCGAGCGAGAAAAACGGGCTTGCGGCCTCGCTTGACACCGACCGGGCAAAATTCTAGAGTTAACGCCATACGGGAGCAGATACCGCATTGAGTAACATTCAGCTCATAAAATCCGTGGCCAAGGGTTTCACCCTGCTGGAGCTCCTGGTGCGCTCGCCCGACCCCCTCACCCTGACCCAGATCGCCCAGGCCCTGGGGCACACCAAGACCAGCGCCCAGCGCCTGATCAACACCCTGTTGGACCTGGGCTATCTCAAGCGCATCGAGGGCAAGCGTTACGTGCCGGGCAACAAGGTGCTGTCGCTGAGCTTCCAGCTTTTGCAAAAGGACAACCTCTACAAGCAGGCCCAGTCTCTGTTGGAGGAGGTTTCCGACCGCCTGGGCTACAGCGTGACCCTGAGCGTGTTGGAGGGCTCGGAGATCCTGGTGATCTACCGCAAGGAAAGGGCCCGCTACCTGCCCTACGCCATCTACACCGGCTCCAAGCTGCCGCCCCATTGCTCGGCCACCGGCAAGGCGCTCCTGGCCGGCTTGCCGCCGGAAAAGCTGGAGCCCCTGCTGAAAGGCCTGCGCCTGACCAAGGTTACCCCCAAGACCATCACCGAGGTGGACGAGCTTCGCCAGGAGCTGGCCCGCATCAGGAAGCGGGGCTACTCGGTCTCCAACCAGGAGTTCTCCCTGGATCTTTATTCCATCGGGGTGCCCCTGTTGGACGGCCGCCAGAAGATAGCCGCCGCGGCCGGGCTGTCGGTACCCATCAAGGACAAGAGGGACAAGAAAAAACTCGCCGCCTCCCTGTCCGACTTTCTGAGCGTGGGGGAGGCCATCTCGCGCGAGCTGGGCTACCAAGGCCCCTATCCGCGCCTGGCCTGAAACCTGGCCGGAGCAGGCCGAGCGCCTGCGCTTCCCAGGGCCTTTTCGTCAAAAGCGCCCTTGCGCCGAATGGGGTTGACCGCCCGAGCCGCCCTAGTGTACGTTTGTTTTCTAATAGTCAACAAGACTTTCTAATCGGGCAACGATAGTCAACAACAGATGCGCCAACTTGGTTCGCCCCTTTGCTCAACGAATCACCAGGTTGAGTGGAGCCAGGCATGGCTACCTTTAATGAGGAACAAATAGGCGCCCGCATCAAGAGCCTGCGCATCGACCGGGATCTCACCCTGGCGGCGGTGGCCGAGAGAACCAATCTCAGCCGCAGCTATCTCTCCAAGGTGGAAAACTCCAAGAGCGCGCCTCCGGTCTCCACCCTGGCCACCATAGCCGAGGCCCTGGGGGTGCACGTCGCCGACATCTTTGCCGACGACGAGCCCGCGACCATGGTCACCGTGGTAAGAAGCGAAGAACGCCAGGCCAGCTTTCGCCACGGCGTGGAGGTGGGATACAGCTACGCGCCGCTGGCCCCGGTGTTTCCCAAGCGCCTGATGGACCCTTACTACATCAGCATCCGGCCCCGCGAGGGAGAGCCCTATGTTTTCCAGCACAAGGGGCACGAGTTGATGCTGATACTCAGCGGCGAGTTGGAGTTGCACGTCGGAGAGCGGCAACTGGAGTTGCACCCGGGGGATTGCGTTTATTTCGACGCCAGCCTCCCCCACTATGGCTTTGCCTTGGGCGGCAAACAGGTGGAAGCCATGCTGGTCATCTCCACCGGCCAGGGGCGCTCATCCTGAAGCCGGTTCTCCACGAACCTCGACTTGAAATTAGAGCCCTTGGCAAAGGGCCTTGCGGAGCGAAAGGAATTACGCTGTGGAAAAGCTGATCATCACCGCGGCCATTACCGGCGGCGCCTCCCCGGATAGCAACCCCAACCTTCCCAAGACCCCCGCCGAGCAGGCCCAGGCCACCATCGACGTGTACAACGCGGGAGCCTCGGTGGTGCACATTCACGCGCGCAACCCCGAGACCGGACGGGGCGAGCAGAGGTCCGAGTGGCTGGAGCAGGCCATCCTGCCCATCCGCGAGAAAACCGACATCATCGTCAACGTCAGCACCGGCGGCTCCGGGCGCCGCTGCGACGGGGATCATCTCTACGAAAAAATGCCTCTGGAGAGCGTGGAAGGCCGCCTGGCGGTGGTGCCGGAGCTGTGTAAAAACCCGGCCGCCGCGCCGGAGTTGGCCTCCTTCAACGCGGGCTCTCCGGTGATCGACATCTACAGCGCCAGCAAAAAGGACTACATGCTCAAATTCGTCATGGTGCACTCCTTTCCGGACATGGTGCACATGGCCGAAACCATGAAGTCCTGCGGGGTCAAGCCCGAGCTGGAGTGCTACGACGTGGGCATGATCAACAACGCCGTGCACCTGGCCGAGTTGGGCCACCTCGAAGAGCCCATGTATTTCCAGTTCGTGCTGGGCGTGTTGGGCCAGATACCGGCCACTCCCGAAAACCTGCTGCACATGGTGCATTGCCTGCCCAAGGGCTCCCCCTGGTCGGTGTGCGCCATAGGCCTCAACGAGTTCCGCATGGCCGCCATGTCCATGATCATGGGCGGCCACGTGCGGGTGGGCTTCGAGGACAACCTCTACCTGAGCCCCGGGGTGATGGCCAAGAGCAACGCGGAGCTGGTGGAAAAGGCGGTGCGCATGGCCCGGGAGCTGGGCCGGGAGATAGCCACCCCGGAAGAGGCCCGGCAGATTTTGGGCCTGCCGCCCAGGAAATAACCGGACAGGCGGGAAGCGAGCATGGACGACCAGGTGGTCTTGGAGGCCAGGGGCCTCAGCAAAAATTTCGGCGCCTTGCAGGTCATCAACGACGTGAACCTGCAGGTGCGCCGCGGGGCCATCCATTCCATAATCGGGCCCAACGGGGCGGGCAAGACCACCCTGTTCAACCTGCTTACCGGATTCTTGAAGGCCAGCTCCGGCCGGGTGATCTACCAGGGCAAGGACATAACCGACCTGCCGCCCTTCAAGGTGGCCAGGATGGGCATGGCCCGCTCGTTTCAGATCACCAGCGTCTTTCCCGAGCTTACGGTGCATGAAAACGTGCGGGTATCGGCCCAGGCCACCCAGGCGCACCACTACAACTTCATGATGAACTACAAACGCCTCAAGCAGGCCGAGACCAAGGCCGACGCCGTTTTGGCCAGCATAGGCCTTTACGAGCAACGCGACCAGCTTTGCAAGAACCTCTCTTACGGCGACCGCCGGGTGCTGGATATCGGCATATCCCAGGCCACCGAACCCCAACTGGTCCTTTTGGACGAGCCCCTGGCCGGGCTCCAGGCCGCCGACCACGAGCGCCTGGTGGGCCTGATCGAGGACATGGCCCACTCCATGACCGTGGTGCTCATCGACCACAACATCGACATCGTGACCTCCGTTTCCCACGTGATCACGGTGCTCAACCAAGGCCAGGTCATCGCCGAGGGGACGCCGGAAGAGGTCAAGGGCAACCCGAAGGTGCAAGAAGCCTACCTGGGGGGAGTATGACGCTTCTCCGACTGGAAGAGGTGCACGCGGCCTACGACGAGAGCCAGGTGCTCACCGGAGTCTCCCTGGAGATAGCCAAGGGCGAGCTGGTCACCCTGTTGGGCCGCAACGGCGCCGGCAAGACCACCACCCTGCGCACCATCATGGGCCTGCTGCCCCCCCTGTCCGGCCGCATCAGCTTCAAGGGCCAACAGATCAGCGGCTTGGTGCCCAACCGCATAGCCAAGCTGGGGGTGGGCTACGTGCCCGAGGAACGGGGCATCTTCCCCAGCCTCACGGTCTCGGAGAACCTGATGTTCCCCAGTTGGGGCCGGGGCGAGACCGGCTGGAGCCTGGAGCGCATCTATCACTTTTTCCCCAGGCTGCACGAAAGGGCCGCGCACAAGGGCTCCCAGCTCAGCGGCGGCGAGCAGCAGATGCTGGCCATCGCCCGCATCCTCAGGGCCAAGATGGACCTGCTGCTTCTGGACGAGCCCACCGAGGGCCTGGCCCCTCTGCTGGTGGAGACCATCGGCACCATTCTCAAGGAAATAAAGGCCTCCGGCCTCACGGTGCTATTGGTGGAGCAGAACACCCGCTTCGCCTGTCAGATAGCCGAGAGGCACCACATACTTTACGGCGGAAGAATCGTGCACACTTGCAGCAATGATGAATTCATGCGCGATATGGATATTCAGCACAAATATTTGGGAGTTTGAAACGCCCTTTGGACCCGCACATCCTTTGGGCGCGCGCCCGACAGCCCGCGCCGGAAGACCCGAGGGGCAAGCTGGTTGCAAGAAAGGAAAAGTGAGATGAGAGCAAAATGTCTGGTCGTAGCGTTCATGTTGGCCGCGGCTCTGCTCATGGTCGGCGGGCCCGCGGTTGCCGCCAAGGTGGTCAAGGTCGGTATTGTCAGCGTGCTCTCCGGGCCGGTGGCGGTCATCGGCAACGGTGAAAAGTGGGCCGCCGAGATGGCGGTGGCCGATTTCGAGGGCATCGAAGGCACCAAGATAGAGCTGGTGGTGCGCGACCACGCCTACAACCCCGGCGTGGCCAACGAAAAGGCCAAGGAGCTCTACGAAAAGGAGAACGTGGACGTCATCATCGCCTGCCCCAACAGCGCCGCCGCCCTGGCCGTGGCCCAGCAGGCCAAGCTCCACAAGAAGCTGTTCATCTCCACCTCCGCCGGCACCACCGACCTGATCGGCAAGGCCTGCAACCGCTACGTGTTCAAGTGGAACTACAACGACTACATGCTGGCCACCACCGTGGGCATCCTGGGCGCGGAGAAGCTGGGCAAGCGCTGGTACACCATCACCTCCGACTACGCCTGGGGCCACAACCTGCTCAAGCACTTCACCGAGGCGGTGGAGTCCAAGGGCGGCAAGGTGGTGGGCAACGACATGGTGGCCTTGCACACCTCCGACTACAGCCCCTACATCCTCAAGGCCATGAACGCCAAGCCCGAGGTGTTGGCGTTGCTCAACGTGGGCAAGGACGCGGTTAACTCCACCAAGGCCGCCGCCGAGTACGGCCTCAAGAAAAAGGTCACCATCGTGCACGCCCTGCTGTTTGAGCCCAGCATCCGCGGAGGCGGCGTGGCCACCTTTGCCGGCGACTACACCGCCGCGCCCTGGAACTGGGTGGTGGACAACCCCGGCGCCCGCGACTTCGCGGACCGCTACCTCAAAAAGACCGGCGAGCGCCCCCACTTCATGGCCGCCGCCGTCTACAGCGCGGTGACCCAATACCTCCTGGCGGTCAAGCGCGCGGGCGGCGCGGACACCGAAAAGGTGATCAAGGCCCTGGAAGGCCACACCTTCAAGGACATGTTCGCCAATCCCGGTTACGTCCGCCCCGAGGACCACCAGCAGGTGGGCAAGGCCTATCTGCTCAGGGTCAAGCAGCCCGACCAGGTCAAGGGCACCGACGACTACTTCGAGGTCGTGGGCTCGCTCCCGGCGGAGCAGGCCTTTGGCAAACCCGGCCAGTTCGGCTGCAAGCTAAACAAGTAACTCCAAGCGGCCCGGGGCGGGGCGTTTTCTAACGCCCCGCCCGGCCTGGAAACACCATGGAACCGGTTTTCCTGTTCAGCCAATTCTTCAACGGCCTGGTGCTGGGCTGCATCTACGTGTTGCTCTCCCTGGGGCTCACGGTGGTCTTCGGCACCCTGGGGGTGGTCAACTTCGCCCACGGGGCCCTGTACATGCTGGGGGCCTACGCCGCCTACACCATCTCCAGCAAGTTGCAGCTGAACTTCCTGGCCTGCCTGGTGCTGTGCCCGCTGATCGTGGCCGCCATCGGCATGATCCTGGAAAAATTTCTGATCAGCAAGCTCTACAAGCTGCCCCACTATTACAACCTGCTGTTGACCTTCGGCATCATGTTCATCATCCAGGACGCGGTGAAGATCATCTTCGGCCCGGAGGGCGAGCCCTTCAACATTCCGGAGCTGCTGCAGGGGGCGGTGAACCTGGGCTTCATGTACTACCCCAAGTACCGCCTGTTCATTTTGGTGGTAACGGCGGGTTTGTCCCTGGGGCTGTGGCTGTTCATCGAGAAAACCCGCCTGGGCGCGATCATCAGGGCGGGCACCGACAACGCCGAGATGGCCGACGCCCTGGGCACCAACATCTCCTGGACCTTTACCCTGATCTTCGGCCTGGGGGCCGGGCTCTCGGGGCTGGCCGGGGTGTTGGCCGCGCCCATTCAAAACGTGCAGCCGGCCATGGGCATGGACATCCTGGTGCAGACCTTCGTGGTGGTCATCATCGGCGGCATGGGCAGCATCGCCGGCTCCATCCTGGCGGGCCTGGTCATCGGCCAGATACTCACCTTTTCCATCGTCTTCTGGCCGCCGGGCTCCACCACCTTGATCTACGCTTTCATGGCCCTGGTGTTGGTCACCCGGCCGCGGGGCTTTTTCGGACGGGTATCGTTTTTTGAGTAATCCGGAGCGGACATGCAACTAAAGGCGCGCCATAAAACCGCCGGCATCATCGTCGGCGCGGCCTTGCTGCTGGCCGCGCCCTATCTGGCCCCCTACCAGGCGTTGGCCACCCAGATGCTCATTTTCGCCATCTTCGCCATCGGCTTCGACATACTCTTCGGCTACACCGGCCTGCTCTCCTTCGGCCACGCCGCCTTTTTCGGGCTGGGGGCCTACGGCACCGGGCTCAGCCTGATCCACCTGACCAGCTCCGTGCCCCTGGCCCTGGGCCTGGGCATCCTGCTGGCCGTGCTGGTGGCCGTGCCCATGGGCTTTCTCTCCACCCAGCGCCACGGCATCTACTTCGCCATGGTCACCCTGGCCTTTGCCCAGTTGATCTACTTCATCGCCTTTCAGTGGCGCTCGCTCACCGGCGGCGACGACGGCCTGCAGGGTGTGCCCCGGCCTTCCCTGGGGCCGGTGGACCTCAGCTCGGACCTGGTCTACTACTACTTCGTTTTGCTGATGTTCATCCTGGCTCTGGTGGTAGGAGTCCGGGTCATCCGT contains:
- a CDS encoding MBL fold metallo-hydrolase, which translates into the protein MLEEVAPRLFRVQIPLPGSPLKYLNSYFILGQPRNLIVDTGLNRPECEAAMTGAMGELGLDLGRTDFFITHLHADHFALTSKVAGQGSRVFFNRPEAELIEAHTGWEPMINFGGLNGFPRDELVAALNNHPGYKYGSEWVPQLSLISDGDHLTVGEYDFTCLVTPGHTLGHTCLWEEQRGILLAGDHVLGDITPNIQCWKDDYDPLADYLKSLARVAELPVRLTLPGHRSLVADCRARTQELDRHHRQRLTEIKGILATGSYSAYETAARMRWDIKCDTWEEFPVAQKWFATGEAMAHLRYLENRGEALRQERDGVRVYGPA
- a CDS encoding IclR family transcriptional regulator; the encoded protein is MSNIQLIKSVAKGFTLLELLVRSPDPLTLTQIAQALGHTKTSAQRLINTLLDLGYLKRIEGKRYVPGNKVLSLSFQLLQKDNLYKQAQSLLEEVSDRLGYSVTLSVLEGSEILVIYRKERARYLPYAIYTGSKLPPHCSATGKALLAGLPPEKLEPLLKGLRLTKVTPKTITEVDELRQELARIRKRGYSVSNQEFSLDLYSIGVPLLDGRQKIAAAAGLSVPIKDKRDKKKLAASLSDFLSVGEAISRELGYQGPYPRLA
- a CDS encoding helix-turn-helix domain-containing protein, with the translated sequence MATFNEEQIGARIKSLRIDRDLTLAAVAERTNLSRSYLSKVENSKSAPPVSTLATIAEALGVHVADIFADDEPATMVTVVRSEERQASFRHGVEVGYSYAPLAPVFPKRLMDPYYISIRPREGEPYVFQHKGHELMLILSGELELHVGERQLELHPGDCVYFDASLPHYGFALGGKQVEAMLVISTGQGRSS
- a CDS encoding 3-keto-5-aminohexanoate cleavage protein; this translates as MEKLIITAAITGGASPDSNPNLPKTPAEQAQATIDVYNAGASVVHIHARNPETGRGEQRSEWLEQAILPIREKTDIIVNVSTGGSGRRCDGDHLYEKMPLESVEGRLAVVPELCKNPAAAPELASFNAGSPVIDIYSASKKDYMLKFVMVHSFPDMVHMAETMKSCGVKPELECYDVGMINNAVHLAELGHLEEPMYFQFVLGVLGQIPATPENLLHMVHCLPKGSPWSVCAIGLNEFRMAAMSMIMGGHVRVGFEDNLYLSPGVMAKSNAELVEKAVRMARELGREIATPEEARQILGLPPRK
- a CDS encoding ABC transporter ATP-binding protein; the protein is MDDQVVLEARGLSKNFGALQVINDVNLQVRRGAIHSIIGPNGAGKTTLFNLLTGFLKASSGRVIYQGKDITDLPPFKVARMGMARSFQITSVFPELTVHENVRVSAQATQAHHYNFMMNYKRLKQAETKADAVLASIGLYEQRDQLCKNLSYGDRRVLDIGISQATEPQLVLLDEPLAGLQAADHERLVGLIEDMAHSMTVVLIDHNIDIVTSVSHVITVLNQGQVIAEGTPEEVKGNPKVQEAYLGGV
- a CDS encoding ABC transporter ATP-binding protein, with the translated sequence MTLLRLEEVHAAYDESQVLTGVSLEIAKGELVTLLGRNGAGKTTTLRTIMGLLPPLSGRISFKGQQISGLVPNRIAKLGVGYVPEERGIFPSLTVSENLMFPSWGRGETGWSLERIYHFFPRLHERAAHKGSQLSGGEQQMLAIARILRAKMDLLLLDEPTEGLAPLLVETIGTILKEIKASGLTVLLVEQNTRFACQIAERHHILYGGRIVHTCSNDEFMRDMDIQHKYLGV
- a CDS encoding ABC transporter substrate-binding protein, which translates into the protein MRAKCLVVAFMLAAALLMVGGPAVAAKVVKVGIVSVLSGPVAVIGNGEKWAAEMAVADFEGIEGTKIELVVRDHAYNPGVANEKAKELYEKENVDVIIACPNSAAALAVAQQAKLHKKLFISTSAGTTDLIGKACNRYVFKWNYNDYMLATTVGILGAEKLGKRWYTITSDYAWGHNLLKHFTEAVESKGGKVVGNDMVALHTSDYSPYILKAMNAKPEVLALLNVGKDAVNSTKAAAEYGLKKKVTIVHALLFEPSIRGGGVATFAGDYTAAPWNWVVDNPGARDFADRYLKKTGERPHFMAAAVYSAVTQYLLAVKRAGGADTEKVIKALEGHTFKDMFANPGYVRPEDHQQVGKAYLLRVKQPDQVKGTDDYFEVVGSLPAEQAFGKPGQFGCKLNK
- a CDS encoding branched-chain amino acid ABC transporter permease; amino-acid sequence: MEPVFLFSQFFNGLVLGCIYVLLSLGLTVVFGTLGVVNFAHGALYMLGAYAAYTISSKLQLNFLACLVLCPLIVAAIGMILEKFLISKLYKLPHYYNLLLTFGIMFIIQDAVKIIFGPEGEPFNIPELLQGAVNLGFMYYPKYRLFILVVTAGLSLGLWLFIEKTRLGAIIRAGTDNAEMADALGTNISWTFTLIFGLGAGLSGLAGVLAAPIQNVQPAMGMDILVQTFVVVIIGGMGSIAGSILAGLVIGQILTFSIVFWPPGSTTLIYAFMALVLVTRPRGFFGRVSFFE
- a CDS encoding branched-chain amino acid ABC transporter permease; translated protein: MQLKARHKTAGIIVGAALLLAAPYLAPYQALATQMLIFAIFAIGFDILFGYTGLLSFGHAAFFGLGAYGTGLSLIHLTSSVPLALGLGILLAVLVAVPMGFLSTQRHGIYFAMVTLAFAQLIYFIAFQWRSLTGGDDGLQGVPRPSLGPVDLSSDLVYYYFVLLMFILALVVGVRVIRSPFGRVLQALRENGDRAMSVGYDPRKYKLISFVISAGFAALAGGLYAMLQNFVPLFSLGLDLSGEIVLMTLVGGMGTIYGPVVGAMAIVYVKDFLSSQTDVWPLIMGLLYVVSVMTFRRGVVKELKERLLKS